One window of the Candidatus Zixiibacteriota bacterium genome contains the following:
- a CDS encoding putative Cytochrome c (Evidence 3 : Putative function from multiple computational evidences), with protein sequence MNKRWIRTGFLTVCLAAMILALGPAPGAEAQVKKGKRFSTKGDCVDCHPLDKFTGHDKHQPFEKKECLSCHKPHGIVGMLRLVKEDAALCYTCHDSTALGMTRSNIHQPAAKGKCTACHSPHAGEGKAILVSSSPELCYTCHKRAEFEQTHLHKPMEKGCFSCHEVHGSDHKYLLKTDEQELCRDCHDAKSPAFAKAHANYPMPESSCLTCHTAHSSNQTGLLTNSVHQPMLDGGCESCHNAPGSEKPFATIEEGSKLCLTCHDGENMTGDDLHPPVAEGDCLSCHNPHGSRQKALLTQAPEELCLTCHDDISKQLVMASRHKPAGEDCTLCHSAHGKVKNKLLVKDERDLCLGCHDKEKEMLTLPDTHPPFADGPCLTCHVPHGSAFDHLTKTNRSDLCGECHDDAQKWLAMKDVHLPLKAGKCNDCHQPHASAQKALLKEERNALCLTCHSSLTEATADMDLHPPFSEHSCDACHVPHASDFAGLLTGSQGEVCGTCHDGIPGVSTKMVSMHKPAAEGNCTSCHQPHMSKIKGLLLDKADQLCLSCHDDLKKLIASPTANVHPPVQDGDCLGCHKPHSSMIVSLLTDSIPQQCLTCHDGDDQAFKDKHLQLSGSQIDCRKCHNPHVSVVAGLIKSQEHEPFKEGMCDACHETPAPKESKP encoded by the coding sequence ATGAATAAGAGGTGGATTAGGACCGGATTTCTGACGGTCTGTCTGGCGGCCATGATTCTGGCGCTGGGGCCGGCACCCGGCGCGGAGGCGCAGGTAAAGAAAGGGAAGCGATTTTCGACCAAGGGTGATTGTGTCGATTGTCATCCCCTCGACAAATTCACGGGTCACGACAAACATCAACCCTTCGAGAAGAAGGAATGCCTGTCGTGCCACAAACCGCACGGCATAGTAGGGATGCTTCGGCTAGTCAAGGAAGACGCCGCGCTGTGCTACACCTGCCACGATTCGACGGCCCTGGGGATGACCCGAAGCAATATCCATCAGCCGGCGGCCAAAGGAAAATGCACGGCCTGTCACAGCCCGCATGCCGGCGAGGGGAAGGCAATTCTGGTGTCATCGTCGCCGGAACTCTGCTACACCTGCCACAAACGAGCCGAATTCGAGCAAACCCATCTCCATAAGCCGATGGAGAAGGGATGTTTTTCCTGTCATGAGGTGCACGGGAGTGATCATAAATATCTGCTGAAAACGGACGAGCAGGAACTCTGCCGGGATTGCCACGACGCCAAATCGCCGGCCTTTGCCAAGGCGCACGCCAATTACCCAATGCCGGAATCATCGTGCCTCACCTGCCACACGGCACATTCTTCCAATCAAACGGGACTTTTGACAAATTCGGTTCATCAGCCGATGCTTGACGGCGGGTGCGAGAGTTGCCATAACGCCCCGGGAAGCGAAAAACCATTCGCCACGATAGAAGAGGGGAGCAAATTGTGCCTGACCTGCCACGACGGTGAAAACATGACCGGCGACGACCTGCATCCGCCGGTGGCCGAAGGGGATTGCCTCAGTTGCCATAATCCCCATGGATCGCGTCAGAAAGCCCTTTTGACCCAGGCGCCAGAGGAACTCTGCCTTACCTGCCATGACGACATTTCGAAACAACTGGTGATGGCCTCGCGGCATAAACCGGCCGGAGAAGATTGCACGCTCTGCCACAGCGCTCACGGCAAGGTCAAGAATAAATTGCTGGTTAAGGATGAGCGCGATCTGTGCCTGGGGTGTCATGATAAGGAAAAGGAGATGCTGACGCTTCCCGATACCCATCCGCCGTTCGCCGACGGGCCGTGTTTGACCTGTCATGTTCCTCACGGGTCGGCGTTCGATCATCTGACCAAAACGAATCGGAGCGACTTGTGCGGCGAATGTCATGACGATGCCCAGAAGTGGCTGGCGATGAAGGATGTTCACCTGCCGCTCAAGGCCGGGAAATGCAACGACTGCCACCAACCGCACGCCTCGGCGCAGAAGGCGCTCTTGAAAGAGGAGCGTAACGCTCTCTGTCTGACATGCCATTCATCGCTGACGGAGGCGACCGCCGATATGGACCTTCATCCGCCGTTCAGCGAGCACAGTTGTGATGCCTGCCATGTGCCCCATGCTTCCGATTTCGCCGGCCTTTTGACCGGCAGTCAGGGTGAAGTTTGCGGGACCTGTCACGACGGCATACCGGGCGTTTCCACCAAAATGGTCAGCATGCACAAGCCGGCCGCCGAGGGAAATTGCACCTCCTGCCACCAGCCGCATATGTCCAAAATCAAGGGTCTCCTGCTGGATAAGGCCGATCAATTATGTCTCTCCTGCCATGATGATCTCAAAAAGTTGATCGCATCACCGACAGCGAATGTCCATCCGCCGGTCCAGGACGGCGATTGCCTGGGGTGCCATAAGCCCCATTCCAGCATGATTGTGTCCCTTCTCACCGACAGTATCCCGCAGCAGTGTTTGACCTGTCATGACGGCGACGATCAGGCGTTCAAAGACAAGCACCTGCAGTTGAGCGGAAGCCAGATCGACTGCCGGAAATGCCATAATCCCCATGTTTCGGTGGTGGCGGGTTTGATCAAATCACAGGAGCATGAACCATTCAAGGAAGGGATGTGCGACGCCTGCCATGAAACTCCGGCGCCGAAGGAGTCGAAGCCATGA
- a CDS encoding hypothetical protein (Evidence 5 : Unknown function) — protein sequence MYLRNRWHGISAVKKLTPIGVLIAALIPIFAAAQETLTMRPSHKVETNQEALVIVNADTIYTSDLDSALIKFHANIDEKKREQFDYHKLLNKLVNDRLLIQEARNLGMDKEDWLVEEIGKIRRNSAIRQYVADNYKPNLDISDSAVRAFFLANYDKIQIRTISTAITEEAQNLIAAIRKGASMDSVANAISLDTYRFKGGLHPIMPQINVEPVLREQALKLKPGQLSPPFPYKKVFAFLRLEKHEPADTAELPLFSNVIKGLLKEKKNQTSWVDFIKNLEKNYPVRIDSSLLAGIIGDSSHLFTQDFTKGSDAALLKVDETHQVTDKEFRTMLSKTAMAGYNLPFDSMLNNTIARAQDQVVLAAAADRNDYENKPEVVSAYDKSLDSALLEVYLKETIVPRIKFTREEFESYYKQNPDSFREPEQFLLDRIMIDDSAKAQEMKQRLAGGADFEYLGKQLGAEVKLVRADESNEWAGLEQFPLSVKADIAGLKSGGVAGPYLTSEGWAFFRLRGRRPGKLKPMEAVENDIRSVIFQRQFNAAMDKTLASLKANASIKYNNEAIEKYFGKD from the coding sequence ATGTATTTGAGAAATAGATGGCATGGAATAAGTGCCGTGAAGAAATTGACGCCCATCGGAGTCCTGATAGCGGCCTTGATCCCGATATTTGCGGCGGCTCAGGAGACGCTGACAATGCGGCCATCGCACAAAGTGGAAACAAATCAGGAAGCGCTGGTAATCGTGAATGCCGACACGATTTATACCTCGGATCTCGATTCGGCCCTGATTAAGTTTCATGCCAATATCGATGAGAAGAAGAGAGAGCAGTTCGATTATCATAAACTGCTTAACAAACTGGTGAACGACCGTCTTCTCATCCAGGAGGCCAGAAATCTGGGGATGGACAAGGAGGACTGGCTGGTGGAGGAGATCGGGAAGATCAGGCGCAATAGTGCCATTCGGCAGTATGTGGCCGACAATTATAAACCAAATCTGGATATATCCGACAGCGCCGTGCGGGCATTTTTTCTGGCCAATTACGACAAGATACAAATCCGTACGATTTCAACGGCAATCACAGAGGAGGCCCAGAATCTGATCGCCGCCATCAGGAAAGGGGCTTCGATGGACAGCGTCGCGAATGCCATATCTCTCGATACTTATCGTTTTAAGGGCGGATTGCATCCCATTATGCCGCAGATCAATGTCGAGCCGGTGCTTCGGGAGCAGGCCCTGAAACTGAAGCCGGGACAACTTTCTCCCCCGTTCCCCTATAAGAAGGTATTTGCCTTTCTCCGGCTGGAGAAACATGAACCGGCTGATACGGCGGAACTGCCGCTTTTCAGCAACGTGATTAAGGGGCTCTTAAAAGAGAAAAAGAATCAGACTTCATGGGTCGATTTTATAAAAAATCTGGAAAAGAACTACCCGGTCAGGATTGACTCATCACTTTTGGCCGGTATAATAGGTGATTCGTCGCACTTATTCACTCAGGACTTCACCAAGGGGAGCGACGCGGCGCTCTTAAAGGTAGATGAAACCCATCAAGTGACGGACAAGGAATTCCGCACCATGCTTTCCAAAACGGCGATGGCGGGATATAACCTTCCTTTCGATTCCATGCTGAACAACACGATTGCCCGGGCGCAGGACCAGGTAGTTCTTGCGGCGGCGGCCGACCGGAACGACTATGAAAATAAGCCGGAGGTTGTCTCGGCCTATGACAAAAGCCTTGATAGCGCCCTTCTCGAAGTCTATCTTAAGGAAACGATCGTGCCCCGGATCAAATTTACGAGAGAAGAATTCGAATCTTACTATAAGCAGAATCCGGACAGTTTCCGCGAGCCGGAGCAGTTTCTTCTGGACCGCATCATGATCGATGATTCGGCCAAAGCGCAGGAAATGAAACAGCGGTTGGCCGGAGGGGCCGATTTCGAATATCTAGGAAAACAGCTCGGCGCCGAGGTCAAACTGGTGCGGGCCGATGAAAGCAATGAGTGGGCCGGGCTGGAGCAGTTCCCGCTGTCGGTCAAGGCAGATATCGCGGGACTTAAAAGCGGCGGCGTGGCGGGGCCGTACTTGACCAGCGAGGGCTGGGCTTTCTTCCGTTTGAGAGGCCGCCGGCCGGGCAAACTGAAACCAATGGAGGCGGTGGAAAACGATATTCGGTCGGTGATATTTCAGAGGCAGTTCAATGCCGCGATGGACAAAACCCTGGCATCGCTGAAGGCTAATGCCTCCATCAAGTACAACAACGAGGCGATTGAAAAATATTTCGGAAAAGATTAA
- a CDS encoding putative Cytochrome C family protein (Evidence 3 : Putative function from multiple computational evidences): protein MKMKLILLLILGLIPAARAYSSPVKVNEPAVCYACHDKIEALNNKKYVHTAFRQGVCSACHNPHASKHAALIDDDIKTLCLSCHDNVKQEMHKGTVHQPALDGDCTTCHDPHASDYKNQLKQKTLPLCSQCHTAAAGWVKAAVVHSPVKAENCQICHTPHGSESENLLTRAVPGLCFSCHKQDNAFASAHKGYDLSKANCVTCHDPHSSAKPNLLMANQHAPFRAGQCVSCHAAGAGSAFALISEPKTLCLKCHKDIQEKMDLPYHHIMNDPRSCLNCHNPHAAPTTTLLAAEQKDLCLRCHFKGEKYKGKSREQYITHSGMDCSNCHTPHGGNDPRYLKSTGEELCRVCHANVHKGSHPMGGDVIDPRTKTTLVCTSCHQLHGADFKPYLPLDPERELCIQCHKK from the coding sequence ATGAAAATGAAATTGATACTCCTGCTGATTTTGGGACTCATTCCGGCGGCGAGGGCTTATTCATCGCCGGTGAAGGTCAACGAACCGGCCGTCTGCTACGCCTGCCACGACAAAATCGAGGCGCTTAACAATAAGAAATATGTGCATACGGCGTTCCGTCAAGGGGTCTGTTCGGCCTGTCATAATCCGCACGCCTCCAAGCATGCCGCCTTGATCGACGACGATATCAAGACTCTTTGCCTTTCCTGTCACGATAACGTCAAGCAGGAAATGCACAAGGGGACGGTACATCAACCGGCCCTGGACGGCGACTGCACCACCTGCCATGATCCGCATGCGTCCGATTATAAAAATCAATTGAAGCAGAAAACCCTGCCGCTCTGCTCTCAGTGCCACACGGCAGCGGCCGGGTGGGTAAAGGCGGCGGTGGTTCATTCCCCGGTGAAAGCGGAAAATTGCCAGATTTGCCACACCCCACACGGGTCCGAAAGTGAAAATCTTCTGACCCGAGCGGTCCCGGGATTATGTTTTTCCTGTCACAAACAGGATAACGCGTTCGCCTCGGCGCACAAAGGATATGATCTGTCCAAGGCCAACTGCGTGACCTGCCATGATCCGCATTCGTCGGCCAAGCCGAATCTCCTGATGGCCAATCAGCACGCCCCGTTCCGGGCGGGACAGTGTGTCAGCTGTCATGCTGCCGGGGCCGGGTCGGCTTTCGCCCTTATCAGCGAGCCGAAGACACTCTGCCTGAAGTGCCACAAGGATATTCAGGAAAAGATGGATCTTCCCTATCATCATATCATGAACGACCCGCGCTCCTGCCTGAATTGTCACAATCCCCACGCCGCCCCGACGACGACCCTTCTCGCGGCCGAGCAGAAAGATCTCTGCCTGCGGTGTCATTTCAAGGGGGAAAAATATAAAGGCAAAAGCCGGGAGCAGTATATTACGCATAGCGGTATGGATTGCTCCAACTGTCATACGCCGCACGGCGGGAACGATCCAAGATATCTCAAAAGCACGGGCGAGGAGCTGTGCCGGGTCTGTCACGCCAATGTGCACAAGGGCTCGCATCCGATGGGCGGTGATGTGATCGATCCCCGAACCAAGACGACCCTGGTCTGCACCAGTTGTCATCAATTGCACGGAGCCGATTTCAAGCCGTATTTGCCGCTGGATCCGGAACGGGAACTCTGTATTCAATGTCATAAGAAATAG
- a CDS encoding putative Lipoprotein (Evidence 3 : Putative function from multiple computational evidences), with translation MRIILVSLLILTALGISGCGMGPTVFLNRDYNYQFLERVAVVPFDNLSDNQGAGPRATRIFLSRLLSSESFDMVEPGEVTRALDKFTPGGRYSDLTQEQIINIGKELKVQGIFVGSVTELSELRSGSSTTNIVTMVVRLIETEKGSTIWSATYSSGKKGFWASIFGGGGKTQTEAIRACVDGILKTLIK, from the coding sequence ATGAGAATAATATTAGTTTCACTTTTAATTTTGACGGCACTGGGAATAAGCGGTTGCGGGATGGGGCCGACGGTCTTTTTGAATCGCGACTATAATTATCAGTTTCTGGAGCGGGTAGCCGTAGTCCCCTTCGACAATTTATCGGATAATCAGGGCGCCGGCCCCCGGGCGACCCGCATTTTTCTTTCGCGGCTCCTGTCATCGGAATCGTTCGATATGGTCGAACCGGGTGAAGTGACGCGGGCTCTCGATAAATTTACGCCCGGCGGAAGGTACAGCGATTTAACCCAGGAACAGATAATCAATATCGGCAAAGAACTTAAAGTGCAGGGGATATTTGTCGGCTCGGTGACGGAACTATCGGAACTGCGGAGCGGCAGTTCCACGACCAATATCGTGACGATGGTGGTGCGGTTGATTGAGACGGAAAAAGGAAGTACCATCTGGTCGGCCACGTATTCATCGGGTAAAAAAGGATTTTGGGCATCAATCTTCGGGGGCGGCGGAAAGACGCAAACCGAGGCAATTCGGGCCTGTGTGGACGGCATATTGAAGACATTAATCAAATAG
- a CDS encoding hypothetical protein (Evidence 5 : Unknown function), producing MRILPPLSKIGAFLFFAACVVLFQFYPARTGQEQKGEHSHISCNTCHEVMAQLNNEGFNIRGINNRCRSCHQVIASPDGGANLSFHSDNSRSCLDCHLFHNQTELKAGALRFQVDYSAHNLAGVCGTCHSEGGDLNKLSPGHRDAAKLFHSDYRALAPLSPSETCLMCHAKNSMVASDIVNTANMPRFTEHQSHPLGIPVVANIGTGGYLVRADIDPRIRLFSGKIECQSCHTLTSGPSALADGFSDATDLCRGCHIRDHHQP from the coding sequence ATGCGTATTCTGCCGCCACTAAGCAAGATCGGGGCCTTCTTATTCTTCGCGGCCTGCGTCGTCCTGTTCCAATTCTATCCGGCCCGCACCGGCCAGGAACAGAAAGGGGAACATTCCCATATCTCCTGCAATACCTGTCACGAAGTGATGGCCCAGTTGAACAACGAAGGCTTTAATATCCGGGGTATCAATAACCGCTGTCGCTCCTGTCATCAGGTTATCGCCTCCCCCGATGGCGGCGCGAACCTCAGTTTCCACTCTGATAACAGCCGCTCCTGCCTTGATTGCCATCTCTTTCATAACCAGACCGAATTGAAAGCCGGCGCCCTCCGGTTTCAGGTCGATTATTCCGCTCATAATCTGGCCGGCGTCTGCGGAACCTGTCACAGCGAGGGAGGCGACTTGAATAAATTATCTCCCGGTCACCGCGATGCCGCCAAACTGTTTCATTCCGATTATAGGGCCCTGGCCCCTCTGTCACCCTCCGAAACCTGCCTCATGTGCCACGCCAAAAATTCCATGGTCGCCTCGGACATTGTGAACACCGCCAATATGCCCCGCTTCACCGAGCATCAGAGCCATCCCCTCGGGATTCCGGTCGTGGCCAACATCGGAACCGGCGGTTATCTGGTCCGAGCCGATATCGATCCCCGCATCCGCCTCTTCAGCGGCAAAATCGAGTGCCAATCCTGCCATACCCTGACTTCCGGCCCGTCGGCACTGGCCGACGGTTTCTCCGATGCCACCGACCTCTGCCGGGGATGTCATATCCGCGACCATCATCAGCCATAA
- a CDS encoding hypothetical protein (Evidence 5 : Unknown function): MRGFELKYIKKTRFGIVVLGSLATLLMSVPTRAFLFDNLHGNAQVSGIQSDISGGRTKSLGQDYTVNWTKNLISYLGGRSTLHYYDLGIDESQGANSWRREFQPEGELFWNHPLFNITGSIMHNKMTSNDSTTNLIRNNSSVSFATRAVNYPILKFRYEWNHSYNEFNQTLIDTLAEGGSLSNARNTRDRLWQGVANYNVKNQNFYYSISRGRTKNLITGLNITNWQHQFRWNQATFSVGPKFHLSSLYSFIYQSQETSRPPTAAVLRPIPFLSAMYAYDPTPQLGQLDTLGMLSDGNATVPVSPVIDIGRALVDRNIGIDFGIPTEISAIYIYTDRPSGSGVSWDVYTSNDNLVWSQISGTVVSHFSTSFSRYEITFPAQKARYIKVVNYGANDVPSALLTEIESWDLFSDSSRETLRQTSHLADLSGNYQWSKSLVSTGEVSFQYEPKGEFADSRNQLFYTLGMHYKQNRRMTHDVRYQGGIESFKATDTRNANTDLTYNFKYLPVEALEFSFVALTRATYISRVKTQETNNLFFLTRANLLEALTVSGDAGFSRNNLFDVQNRFDIWTYHLAAGGTVFRPLDASFNFLYQSISSPAKRNLSIRRQYRFGLNYRLTEKIYMTGAVAANYEVRNVFLSQDYSISWNLSDKVSLGGSYSSNDNRNGVRFERMGAQINMRISSRTLLFANYSNSSNTSISGENIDFVQAGLNTGF; the protein is encoded by the coding sequence ATGCGCGGATTTGAATTGAAATATATAAAGAAGACCCGATTCGGAATTGTGGTTTTAGGGAGCCTTGCGACTCTTTTGATGTCAGTTCCGACTCGAGCCTTTTTATTTGACAACCTGCACGGCAACGCTCAGGTCTCCGGAATCCAGTCGGACATCTCCGGCGGGCGGACCAAATCGCTGGGGCAGGATTACACGGTCAACTGGACCAAGAATCTTATATCGTATCTGGGCGGCCGCAGTACTCTTCATTATTACGATCTGGGGATCGATGAATCGCAGGGGGCCAATTCCTGGCGCCGGGAATTTCAGCCCGAAGGAGAACTCTTCTGGAACCATCCGCTGTTCAACATCACCGGCAGCATCATGCATAACAAAATGACCAGCAACGATTCCACGACGAATCTGATCCGTAATAATTCGTCGGTGTCATTCGCCACCCGGGCCGTGAACTATCCAATTTTGAAATTCCGCTATGAATGGAATCATTCCTACAATGAATTCAATCAAACCCTGATTGACACCCTGGCCGAGGGGGGGTCACTCTCCAACGCGCGAAATACCCGGGACCGGCTGTGGCAGGGGGTTGCCAATTACAATGTAAAAAATCAGAATTTTTATTACAGCATCAGCCGGGGGCGAACCAAAAATCTCATCACCGGCCTGAATATCACCAACTGGCAGCACCAGTTCCGCTGGAACCAGGCGACATTTTCAGTGGGGCCGAAATTTCATCTCAGTTCGCTCTACAGTTTCATATATCAGTCGCAGGAGACGAGCCGCCCGCCGACCGCGGCGGTGCTTCGCCCTATCCCCTTCCTGAGCGCCATGTATGCGTATGATCCGACCCCGCAACTGGGACAACTCGATACGCTGGGGATGCTCTCCGACGGCAATGCGACGGTTCCGGTGAGCCCGGTAATCGATATCGGCCGGGCCCTGGTGGACCGTAATATCGGCATTGATTTCGGCATTCCCACGGAAATCAGCGCTATTTATATATACACCGACCGCCCGTCGGGATCGGGGGTGAGTTGGGATGTCTATACTTCCAACGACAATCTGGTTTGGAGCCAAATTAGCGGGACGGTGGTTTCCCATTTCAGCACCAGTTTCAGCCGTTATGAGATAACCTTCCCCGCCCAGAAGGCGCGCTATATTAAGGTTGTCAATTACGGGGCCAACGATGTTCCTTCGGCATTGTTGACAGAAATCGAAAGCTGGGACCTCTTTTCCGACTCCTCCCGGGAAACGCTACGACAGACATCACATCTGGCCGATCTGAGCGGGAATTATCAATGGTCAAAATCATTGGTTTCGACGGGGGAAGTTTCTTTCCAGTATGAGCCGAAGGGGGAATTTGCTGACAGCCGCAATCAATTATTTTACACCCTGGGGATGCACTATAAACAGAACCGCCGGATGACTCATGATGTCCGCTATCAGGGCGGGATAGAATCGTTCAAAGCGACTGACACGAGAAATGCCAACACCGATCTGACCTATAATTTCAAGTATCTGCCGGTCGAGGCCCTGGAATTTTCATTTGTCGCCCTGACGAGAGCCACTTATATTAGCCGGGTGAAAACCCAGGAGACCAATAATCTTTTCTTTCTTACCAGGGCCAATTTGCTGGAGGCGCTGACGGTTTCCGGGGATGCCGGTTTCAGCCGCAATAATTTATTCGATGTTCAGAACCGGTTCGATATCTGGACCTATCATCTGGCGGCGGGGGGCACGGTTTTTCGGCCGCTGGACGCCAGTTTCAATTTCCTGTATCAATCGATTTCTTCTCCGGCCAAGAGGAATTTGAGTATCCGGCGGCAGTATCGATTCGGCCTTAACTACCGATTGACGGAGAAGATTTATATGACCGGGGCGGTGGCGGCCAATTATGAGGTGCGCAACGTGTTCCTGTCACAGGATTACAGTATAAGCTGGAATTTGAGCGACAAGGTTTCGCTGGGCGGAAGTTATTCGTCGAATGACAACCGGAACGGTGTCCGTTTCGAGAGAATGGGCGCGCAGATAAATATGAGAATCAGTTCGCGGACGCTCTTATTCGCCAATTATTCCAACAGCAGTAATACATCGATCAGCGGAGAAAATATAGATTTTGTCCAGGCAGGTTTGAACACCGGCTTTTAA
- a CDS encoding hypothetical protein (Evidence 5 : Unknown function): MMTALAIPALGRGERSEVSIVDTAGVPISLALLPLANYTGTAEATDIFTPLISDNLKNKNIGLADPDSLSLELRKYRIRSTAAIGQDDALKLANALRVEYIMLGSINVYAPGGVPEAGLSMRVVRPSDMAVIWAVSVAASGRDYTKMLGLGEVTSIEELAQRLVEKALSGLVPALKTGDNRTKENETGKRHALVMFDNLSDNNFAGDIITMMAVSDLIENRIATLEPGAAIELFRQNGEYPRGEIDKSLLLKLNEKFGVARVITGSVDLLRPSGGTEAGTPEVELGGRYLDAATGKVLGAVEIDRRGTDSETIFKLGITYSLGQLAQDATHNFLEKLHVFEK; encoded by the coding sequence ATGATGACGGCTCTGGCCATTCCGGCCCTCGGTCGGGGAGAGCGCTCTGAAGTATCGATTGTCGATACGGCGGGAGTTCCGATCAGCCTGGCGCTCTTGCCGTTGGCCAATTATACCGGAACGGCGGAGGCGACGGATATATTCACGCCGTTGATTTCAGATAATCTGAAAAATAAAAATATCGGCTTGGCCGATCCCGACAGCCTGAGTCTGGAATTGAGAAAATACCGAATCCGTTCCACCGCCGCGATCGGGCAGGATGATGCGCTAAAATTGGCAAACGCTCTGAGGGTCGAATATATCATGCTGGGTTCGATCAATGTTTACGCCCCCGGGGGAGTGCCGGAAGCCGGTCTTTCGATGCGGGTGGTCAGGCCGTCCGACATGGCGGTTATCTGGGCGGTATCGGTTGCCGCCAGCGGCCGTGATTATACGAAAATGCTCGGCCTGGGAGAGGTGACATCAATAGAGGAATTGGCTCAGCGCCTGGTGGAAAAAGCACTCAGTGGCCTGGTCCCCGCACTTAAAACGGGAGATAACAGAACAAAGGAAAATGAGACCGGTAAGCGCCATGCTCTGGTCATGTTCGATAATTTGTCGGATAATAATTTTGCCGGGGACATCATCACAATGATGGCGGTCTCTGACCTGATTGAAAATAGAATAGCGACATTAGAGCCGGGAGCGGCCATAGAATTGTTCCGCCAGAACGGCGAGTATCCGCGAGGGGAAATCGATAAATCTCTGTTGTTGAAATTGAATGAGAAATTCGGGGTGGCGCGGGTGATAACCGGAAGTGTGGATCTACTGCGGCCCTCGGGCGGAACCGAAGCGGGCACACCGGAAGTGGAACTGGGCGGGCGATACCTCGATGCCGCCACGGGGAAAGTCCTCGGAGCGGTCGAGATCGATCGACGCGGCACCGATTCGGAAACGATATTCAAGTTGGGTATCACCTATTCTTTGGGTCAACTGGCCCAGGATGCAACGCATAATTTTTTGGAGAAACTGCATGTATTTGAGAAATAG
- a CDS encoding hypothetical protein (Evidence 5 : Unknown function), translating into MHHLDVEFVIRARSGNFMAKAVEAGLTLTTELGQIVFESRNGSVQNRFSTEVPSGIIIFVYAHNGPDEAIQGLTGPGLIRIFLDPKIIQTIKTGNPG; encoded by the coding sequence GTGCATCATCTGGATGTGGAGTTTGTGATACGCGCTAGAAGCGGGAATTTTATGGCCAAGGCAGTAGAGGCTGGTCTGACTCTCACGACGGAATTGGGGCAGATAGTGTTTGAGAGTCGCAACGGAAGCGTCCAAAACCGCTTTAGCACGGAAGTCCCCAGTGGCATCATAATATTCGTATATGCCCATAATGGCCCCGATGAAGCCATTCAGGGTTTGACCGGGCCGGGGCTTATAAGGATATTCCTCGATCCAAAAATAATTCAAACTATCAAGACGGGAAATCCAGGGTGA